Proteins co-encoded in one Desulfobacterales bacterium genomic window:
- a CDS encoding amidohydrolase family protein, translating to MKIDFHIHITHHYQPMSRSLAEFLRQSWGDRLEWMIETYASPEKFLHLMDEAEIDYAVILADISPMVTGISNNEAVARFCSASDRLIPFANLNPHTFLNMAEEIERLTEKLGFRGIKLYPTYQNFYPNDAVMYPLYAKSQELGLPISFHTGSSTFAGARLKYGDPLFLDDVAVDFPDLVLLQCHCGRPLWYENALAVTRLHPNIYMEISGLPPKKLLDYFPGFERLSHKVIYGSDWPGVTNLVDNVQAIKNLPIKEESKIRILGENAATILKLPHHPAGLDG from the coding sequence TTGAAAATAGACTTTCATATTCACATTACTCACCACTACCAACCCATGAGCCGATCCCTGGCGGAATTTTTGCGGCAGTCCTGGGGCGATCGCCTGGAATGGATGATAGAGACCTACGCCTCTCCGGAGAAATTCCTTCACCTAATGGATGAGGCGGAGATTGATTATGCCGTTATTCTGGCAGATATCTCTCCAATGGTTACCGGAATATCGAATAACGAAGCGGTCGCCCGATTTTGTTCGGCCAGCGATCGGCTGATCCCTTTTGCAAACTTAAATCCTCATACCTTTTTGAATATGGCCGAAGAAATTGAGCGTCTCACTGAAAAGCTCGGGTTTCGCGGAATCAAACTTTACCCCACTTACCAGAATTTCTATCCCAATGACGCCGTGATGTATCCGCTCTATGCAAAGTCGCAGGAGCTGGGGCTTCCCATTTCATTTCATACGGGTTCATCGACCTTTGCAGGCGCAAGACTGAAGTACGGGGATCCCCTCTTTCTGGATGATGTTGCCGTGGATTTTCCGGACCTGGTTCTTCTTCAATGCCACTGCGGGCGGCCGCTCTGGTATGAAAACGCACTCGCGGTTACCCGGCTGCACCCAAATATTTATATGGAAATATCGGGGTTGCCGCCCAAAAAACTGCTGGATTATTTTCCGGGTTTTGAGCGCCTCTCCCATAAAGTTATCTACGGTTCGGACTGGCCCGGCGTAACCAACCTTGTCGATAACGTTCAAGCTATAAAGAATCTTCCGATCAAAGAGGAATCCAAAATAAGGATTTTAGGCGAAAATGCGGCCACGATTCTTAAATTGCCGCACCACCCGGCAGGCTTGGATGGATAA